A genomic region of Deltaproteobacteria bacterium contains the following coding sequences:
- a CDS encoding efflux RND transporter permease subunit encodes MNLAELSIKRPIFITCVVSLMLILGYICLKKMPVDLFPDVTFPTIFIQIAYPGASPVDVEKQVAKPIEDELGSLSGLKTITSNNLDSASIIILQFKLGSDIKEVEQQVRNRISNVRRKLPNDIKEPIIRRFDPADQAVITLAVISKMDAAKIYDIVDEQIKAQIERIPDVGQLNIIGGRKQEIHISVDKTKLQDRNLSMLQVSRRIEETSKDVPIGKVETLKQETVMRTLGEFADLEQIKNISINFLGSDRSVKLKEIAQVERSLADVKRISSIDNQNAIFLDVFKQSGTNTVAVSDAVKASMEKINEYLKSKNLDAKLILIRDSSIPIRLNIADVKESITFGILLCIVVVFFFLGSVRSTFITGMALPNSLLGGFVIMFIMGFSINIMTLLALSLAVGLLIDDAIVVRENIFRHLEMGKKPFQAALEGTAEVAQAVIATTLVVVAVFGPIAFVQGMVGQFFRQFGLTVVFTMLISLFDAFTMAPMMSAYLATKNEHEKGKGPIAKLLAQFDRLQTGLERLYEKTIIFTLRYRKSVLLLALIVFIFSLVLGKYVPKTFLPPNDIGEFAVSVEKPVGTSIFETEKFMKKVEDLIRTEAAIDFVARTVGNNEGEGNKGNFLIKLVPANKRKANTTELKDIIRKKLKIFHDEAVLAVTDIDISGAGQKPLNLYLTGENLEVLTQFADKLKSRISQIKGFVDVDTNFRSGKPEYHVRFDREKSESLGISTGTAGAELRARTEGTEPAIFRENGIEYQVRLRFQEADRDLRTQFNSTFLPNSNFNMIALNKVAKGENSFGYSQINRQNKNRFIAITANLDANGRLGDASQEIEQLLKAELKPPLGVEYAFVGQAEDFKDLMANMMLAMGLGILFIYLVLSSLYESFITPITILLALPLAVSGAMGGLFITHKTIDIFSLIGIVMLLGVVAKNSILLVDYSKKLLDQGMDMNQAIVTSCKTRLRPILMTSLALIAGTLPIAIGLTELGAQRQSMGVAIIGGVASSTLLTLIVVPAAFGYIENMGQWIKGKILTSQDL; translated from the coding sequence ATGAATTTAGCTGAGCTATCCATTAAGCGTCCTATTTTTATTACATGTGTAGTGAGTTTGATGCTCATTTTAGGTTATATTTGTTTGAAAAAAATGCCCGTGGATTTATTTCCAGATGTGACCTTTCCAACGATTTTTATTCAAATAGCCTATCCGGGAGCTTCTCCCGTCGATGTTGAAAAACAAGTTGCCAAACCTATTGAAGATGAATTGGGCTCCTTGTCTGGACTAAAAACTATCACTTCAAATAATTTAGATTCCGCTTCCATTATTATCCTTCAATTTAAACTAGGCTCGGATATTAAGGAAGTGGAACAGCAGGTAAGAAATCGAATCAGCAATGTGCGACGAAAACTACCAAATGATATTAAAGAGCCTATCATTCGACGTTTTGATCCTGCCGACCAAGCCGTTATCACCTTAGCCGTTATTTCTAAGATGGATGCCGCAAAAATTTATGACATTGTTGATGAACAGATAAAGGCGCAAATAGAACGAATTCCCGATGTGGGGCAGCTAAATATCATTGGCGGTAGAAAACAAGAGATTCACATTTCAGTAGATAAAACTAAACTGCAAGATAGAAATTTATCCATGTTACAAGTCTCTCGAAGAATTGAGGAGACCTCAAAAGATGTTCCCATTGGCAAAGTGGAAACCTTAAAACAAGAAACAGTGATGCGAACCCTAGGGGAATTTGCTGATTTAGAACAAATCAAAAATATCTCAATTAATTTTCTTGGTTCCGATCGTTCTGTTAAGTTAAAAGAGATTGCCCAGGTTGAAAGATCTTTAGCTGATGTCAAAAGAATTTCAAGTATTGACAATCAGAACGCTATTTTTCTTGATGTTTTCAAACAAAGTGGAACCAATACAGTTGCCGTCAGCGATGCGGTTAAAGCGAGCATGGAAAAGATCAATGAGTATTTAAAAAGCAAAAACTTAGATGCTAAATTAATTCTCATTAGAGACTCCTCTATACCTATTCGACTGAATATCGCTGATGTCAAAGAAAGCATCACTTTTGGAATCTTGTTATGTATTGTCGTTGTCTTTTTCTTTCTAGGGTCCGTAAGATCTACCTTTATCACTGGGATGGCGTTACCAAACTCTCTTTTAGGTGGATTTGTCATTATGTTTATCATGGGATTTTCAATTAATATCATGACACTTCTGGCATTGTCCCTTGCCGTGGGATTGTTAATTGATGATGCCATTGTGGTACGAGAAAATATTTTTAGACATTTAGAAATGGGTAAAAAACCTTTTCAAGCGGCTCTTGAAGGAACTGCGGAGGTCGCCCAAGCCGTAATCGCAACGACTTTGGTTGTTGTTGCGGTTTTTGGTCCAATTGCTTTTGTTCAAGGGATGGTCGGTCAGTTTTTTCGTCAATTTGGATTGACCGTTGTTTTTACGATGCTGATATCCTTATTTGATGCCTTTACCATGGCGCCAATGATGTCAGCTTATCTAGCAACAAAAAATGAACATGAAAAAGGCAAAGGACCCATAGCCAAACTATTGGCACAGTTTGATCGCTTGCAGACCGGTCTTGAGCGGTTGTATGAAAAAACAATTATTTTTACTTTAAGGTACCGTAAATCCGTTTTGTTGCTTGCACTGATCGTTTTTATTTTTTCATTGGTATTGGGAAAATATGTGCCTAAAACTTTTCTGCCTCCCAATGACATCGGGGAATTTGCAGTCAGTGTGGAAAAACCCGTAGGAACTTCGATTTTTGAAACAGAAAAATTTATGAAAAAAGTGGAAGACTTGATTCGTACGGAAGCGGCTATAGATTTTGTAGCCCGAACGGTAGGAAACAATGAAGGAGAAGGGAATAAAGGAAACTTTTTAATTAAACTAGTTCCAGCGAATAAAAGAAAGGCAAACACAACTGAGTTAAAGGATATTATCAGGAAAAAATTAAAGATTTTTCATGATGAAGCTGTATTGGCCGTAACTGATATTGATATTTCAGGTGCAGGACAAAAACCATTAAATCTGTATTTAACGGGTGAAAACTTGGAGGTTCTGACTCAATTTGCAGACAAACTCAAATCTCGAATTTCTCAAATTAAAGGATTTGTGGACGTCGATACCAATTTTCGAAGTGGAAAACCGGAATATCATGTTCGCTTTGATCGAGAAAAATCAGAGTCATTAGGCATCTCCACAGGCACAGCAGGGGCCGAGTTGCGAGCTCGCACTGAAGGCACTGAACCTGCCATTTTCAGAGAGAATGGTATTGAATATCAAGTACGACTTAGGTTTCAAGAGGCTGACAGAGACTTGCGAACGCAATTTAACTCAACCTTTCTTCCTAATTCTAATTTCAACATGATAGCTTTAAATAAAGTGGCTAAAGGCGAAAATAGTTTTGGTTACTCACAAATAAATCGACAAAATAAAAATAGATTTATTGCTATCACCGCTAATTTGGATGCCAATGGGCGACTCGGTGATGCCTCTCAAGAGATTGAGCAACTTTTAAAGGCAGAGTTAAAACCACCCCTGGGAGTCGAGTACGCCTTCGTAGGTCAAGCAGAAGATTTTAAAGATTTAATGGCAAATATGATGTTAGCAATGGGATTAGGAATTCTGTTTATTTATCTGGTATTATCTTCACTGTACGAAAGCTTTATCACACCGATCACTATTTTGTTAGCTCTGCCCTTAGCCGTAAGTGGCGCGATGGGAGGTTTATTTATCACCCATAAAACGATTGATATTTTTTCATTAATTGGGATTGTAATGCTTTTAGGAGTGGTGGCTAAAAATTCGATACTATTAGTGGATTACTCAAAGAAACTTCTAGATCAAGGAATGGACATGAACCAGGCGATAGTGACATCTTGTAAGACCCGCCTTCGTCCCATCTTGATGACATCTCTGGCATTAATAGCAGGAACCTTACCTATTGCTATTGGTTTGAC
- a CDS encoding TetR family transcriptional regulator, which translates to MKVEENSAKSVIMEKSLRLFADYGIEGVSVRDIAKESKQNVSQISYYFGSKEGLYQAIIKEHSLLISSKIHKVIQGLSAEDLNEILFEREMKKFISIFVDMRLENPYIAKIMQRETLEGMPFAKEIHNESIKPLVVLLESIMKKAQQKKIIKKKIPIKVFFILLTESIWGFMSKKECKWDLMANTFVFPKDRIRFIQSIYEIFFKGIIV; encoded by the coding sequence ATGAAAGTTGAGGAAAACAGCGCAAAAAGTGTTATCATGGAAAAGTCACTTAGGCTTTTTGCCGATTATGGTATTGAGGGTGTCAGCGTCAGAGACATAGCTAAGGAATCCAAGCAGAATGTGAGTCAGATAAGTTACTATTTTGGTAGCAAAGAAGGCTTGTATCAAGCTATCATCAAAGAACATTCCCTTTTAATTTCATCTAAAATTCATAAGGTTATCCAAGGTCTTTCCGCTGAGGATTTAAATGAAATTCTTTTTGAAAGAGAAATGAAAAAATTTATTTCTATCTTTGTGGATATGAGATTAGAAAATCCATATATTGCCAAAATCATGCAGCGGGAAACCTTAGAAGGAATGCCATTTGCTAAAGAAATTCATAATGAATCTATTAAGCCATTAGTTGTCTTACTTGAGTCGATTATGAAAAAAGCTCAACAAAAAAAAATAATAAAAAAAAAGATTCCAATAAAAGTTTTTTTTATTCTTCTGACGGAATCGATATGGGGTTTTATGTCGAAAAAGGAATGTAAATGGGATTTGATGGCAAATACTTTTGTTTTTCCAAAGGATAGAATTAGATTTATTCAATCCATTTATGAAATTTTTTTTAAAGGGATCATCGTGTGA
- a CDS encoding Crp/Fnr family transcriptional regulator: MSLKKDSCENCENHTESVLCVFSEVSTLLDKIKVKCRYKHGQSIFMEGNEPLGIFILQSGLVKLEVNSCEGNSHTLRIIGPGGIIGYRSLLAGESYKANAIAIEDSDLCFIPKNEFIEILKKHPESSLKFMQFICKDLRQAEEKWIDQIDKGAPQRVAEAILFLQDQFKDQQWTRKEIAQWAGTTPETVMRTLAQFERDGLVDQSGRKILILKRDKIIEKSHHL, translated from the coding sequence ATGTCATTAAAGAAAGACTCCTGTGAAAATTGCGAAAACCACACCGAGAGTGTGTTATGTGTTTTTTCTGAAGTGAGCACTCTATTAGATAAAATCAAAGTAAAATGTAGATACAAACACGGCCAATCTATCTTTATGGAGGGCAATGAACCCTTGGGAATTTTTATTCTCCAATCGGGATTAGTGAAATTGGAAGTCAATTCCTGTGAGGGAAATTCCCACACATTAAGAATTATTGGACCTGGTGGCATTATAGGGTACAGATCTCTTTTGGCTGGCGAATCTTATAAAGCGAATGCTATCGCCATTGAAGACTCTGATCTATGCTTTATCCCAAAAAATGAATTCATTGAGATTTTAAAAAAACATCCCGAATCCTCTTTAAAATTTATGCAATTTATTTGCAAAGACTTACGCCAGGCTGAAGAAAAATGGATAGACCAAATTGATAAAGGGGCCCCTCAAAGAGTTGCCGAAGCCATTTTGTTTTTACAAGACCAATTTAAAGATCAACAATGGACTCGAAAAGAAATAGCACAATGGGCCGGCACAACTCCTGAAACAGTCATGCGAACCCTTGCTCAGTTTGAACGGGATGGGCTTGTTGATCAATCTGGAAGAAAAATTCTAATCTTAAAACGCGATAAAATTATAGAGAAGTCCCATCATTTATAG
- a CDS encoding HNH endonuclease produces the protein MNNLYSKILIAVLLISLRLYSTVQHSGSAPENNQAYDHYYFFSDKTVDRRRFENPTEFARSAIKTGLIPVTNQLNLLIWQKFHQPLQVPLVPYDRVKQFGTWIVDSRNGTCLNQRGIVLVRDSKDPVGLVPGNKCFVSQGKWLDPYSNRLFVLSKEIQIDHMVPLKHAYIAGAWKWDNKLRCLYANYMGYRGHLVSSSAFENLSKGDSSPYSYLPPNSNYVCTYLAEWLRIKLIWNLALIPPEVQAIADAYKKYSCSSILFEVSLDELAAQRKWMKDNYNLCDYNVAPSYEKKQVSPLEPSLPATSIRH, from the coding sequence ATGAACAATCTATATAGTAAGATTCTCATTGCAGTGCTCTTAATCAGCCTTAGATTGTATTCAACCGTTCAGCATTCGGGTTCGGCCCCAGAAAACAATCAAGCCTACGATCATTATTATTTTTTTTCTGATAAAACTGTGGATCGTCGTCGCTTTGAAAATCCAACTGAGTTTGCAAGAAGTGCCATAAAAACAGGATTGATTCCTGTAACCAATCAATTAAATTTATTAATTTGGCAGAAATTTCATCAACCCCTACAGGTACCTCTAGTGCCCTATGATAGAGTGAAGCAATTTGGTACCTGGATTGTCGATAGCAGAAATGGCACTTGTTTAAACCAAAGAGGAATTGTGCTTGTTCGTGATTCAAAAGATCCAGTAGGTTTGGTTCCAGGAAATAAATGCTTTGTTTCTCAGGGTAAGTGGCTAGATCCCTATAGTAATCGGTTATTCGTTTTATCTAAAGAAATTCAAATAGACCACATGGTCCCATTAAAACACGCCTATATTGCGGGGGCATGGAAATGGGATAACAAACTCAGATGTCTGTATGCAAATTATATGGGATATAGAGGTCATTTGGTATCGTCTTCGGCCTTTGAAAATTTATCAAAAGGAGACTCTTCCCCCTATAGTTATTTACCTCCTAATTCCAATTACGTCTGTACCTATCTGGCAGAATGGTTAAGAATAAAATTGATTTGGAATTTGGCTTTGATTCCTCCAGAAGTTCAGGCAATCGCGGATGCTTACAAAAAATATAGCTGTAGTTCGATCCTATTTGAGGTTAGTTTAGATGAATTAGCCGCCCAAAGAAAGTGGATGAAAGATAATTACAATCTCTGCGATTATAATGTGGCTCCATCCTATGAAAAAAAACAGGTAAGCCCTTTGGAACCTAGCTTGCCAGCGACAAGTATAAGACATTAA
- the pepN gene encoding aminopeptidase N produces MTTDPLTSQKVFLKDYQAPHFEIKSTELIFEIWEDKVLVTQKSRYRLFELKPIYLNGSQLTLLSISQNNHVLTPNEFTLETDKELLVLRPMEMEFELLIKTEIDPYNNKSLEGLYKSNKYLVTQCEAQGFRKITYFPDRPDIMTSFLVTIEADRTIFPVLLSNGEQINKKDISLNRHRVTWQDPWKKPCYLFALFAGNVGNIKDSFTTMTGKKVSLEIYCDHGKESRCHHAMDSLKKAMLWDEQVFHREYDLSQYLIVAIDDFNAGAMENKGLNIFNSRLIFADPKTATDMDFFNIESVVAHEYFHNWTGNRITLRDWFQLSLKEGLTVFRDQEFSADMTEKGVQRIKDVDTLKEKQFPEDAGPNAHPVRPDSCFSVDNFFTSTIYEKGAEIIRMMKNLLGKKQFLIAMNNYFNKFDGQAITTDDFRKIILDDSGIMSEIFRRWYEISGTPEIIVKETFNEATKSYTLSIEQKDNLFHFPIFIDFFDKIGNKLDILNKDIHINSDGEKFINLKEPLFFLQLNDLATKPVISFLRNFSSPLKVTWERTLDDLFILANHDDDTFNRRESLSTIYIQLFNGIYKSAKIDPHRNLMELVDEDQDLLSYLKTFSELVLSCIRNENLSAIVKSKLLLFPNPQIVIQNIKVLDSSLLQKIENFIKKHIVESSFQEIKSYLLKLKNEISILESAPAYDFKMAAQRELLNNLFELLCFSDQNENLLALLSELKIDHNFNQEINYFKFRMRLLDDTNKISEMNSFLKKWEHEPLVIQKWMQVIADTNSETTFELVQKIYHSEGFNIQNPNQVYSLIRTFGQNIYVFYSKENYWDFYLEVIKRIDLFNPQVAARLVSAFQISNLLPQEVKTLLSAKISLFVKDNKLSKNTYELLSKYEALVG; encoded by the coding sequence ATGACTACAGATCCGCTTACATCTCAAAAAGTTTTTTTAAAAGACTACCAGGCTCCTCATTTTGAAATCAAATCTACAGAGCTCATTTTTGAAATTTGGGAAGACAAAGTCCTCGTTACCCAAAAATCACGTTATCGTCTTTTTGAACTTAAGCCTATCTATTTAAATGGCTCTCAATTAACCCTTCTGAGTATTTCTCAAAACAATCATGTTCTGACTCCAAATGAATTCACTTTAGAGACGGACAAGGAACTACTTGTGCTCCGTCCAATGGAAATGGAGTTTGAACTTTTAATTAAAACAGAAATCGACCCATACAACAACAAGTCACTTGAAGGTCTTTACAAAAGCAATAAATACCTTGTCACCCAATGCGAAGCTCAGGGCTTCAGAAAAATAACTTACTTTCCCGACCGCCCTGACATCATGACAAGTTTTTTAGTTACTATTGAAGCTGACAGAACGATTTTTCCAGTTTTACTTTCAAATGGAGAACAGATTAACAAAAAGGATATCTCTTTAAATAGACATCGAGTCACCTGGCAGGATCCTTGGAAAAAACCTTGTTATTTATTTGCGCTTTTTGCTGGAAATGTTGGCAACATCAAAGACAGTTTTACAACAATGACTGGGAAAAAGGTTTCCTTAGAAATTTATTGCGACCATGGAAAAGAGTCTCGTTGTCATCATGCCATGGATTCTTTAAAAAAAGCCATGCTCTGGGATGAGCAAGTCTTTCATCGTGAATATGATTTATCTCAATATCTCATCGTAGCTATTGATGATTTTAATGCCGGAGCCATGGAGAATAAAGGATTAAATATCTTTAATTCTCGACTCATTTTTGCTGATCCAAAAACAGCAACTGATATGGATTTTTTTAATATTGAATCTGTTGTCGCCCATGAGTATTTTCATAATTGGACAGGGAATCGCATCACCTTAAGGGATTGGTTTCAGCTTTCTTTGAAAGAGGGTTTAACAGTTTTTCGAGATCAGGAATTTTCAGCAGACATGACAGAAAAAGGGGTACAGAGGATAAAAGATGTCGACACCCTTAAAGAGAAACAATTCCCTGAAGATGCTGGCCCCAACGCCCATCCAGTGAGACCAGACTCCTGTTTCAGCGTTGATAATTTTTTTACATCTACTATCTATGAAAAGGGTGCAGAGATCATCCGCATGATGAAAAATCTTTTAGGAAAAAAACAATTCCTAATTGCCATGAACAATTATTTTAATAAATTTGATGGTCAGGCCATTACCACTGACGATTTTAGAAAAATTATTCTAGATGACTCTGGAATCATGTCAGAAATATTTCGTCGGTGGTATGAGATTTCCGGAACTCCAGAAATCATCGTTAAAGAGACTTTCAATGAAGCTACCAAAAGCTACACTCTTTCGATTGAACAGAAAGACAATCTATTTCATTTTCCTATTTTTATAGATTTTTTCGACAAGATCGGAAATAAGTTAGATATTCTTAACAAAGACATTCATATCAATTCGGATGGGGAAAAATTTATTAACTTAAAAGAACCCTTGTTTTTTTTACAGCTGAATGATTTAGCCACTAAACCAGTTATCTCTTTTTTAAGAAATTTTTCTTCCCCACTTAAAGTAACCTGGGAAAGAACTTTAGACGATTTATTTATTCTGGCAAATCATGACGATGACACTTTCAACCGAAGGGAATCACTTTCTACTATTTACATTCAGCTCTTTAATGGAATCTATAAGAGTGCTAAAATAGATCCGCATAGGAACCTCATGGAATTGGTTGATGAAGATCAGGATCTTCTTTCATACTTAAAGACATTCAGTGAATTGGTTTTATCCTGTATTAGAAATGAAAATTTGTCCGCTATCGTAAAATCAAAATTATTACTATTTCCAAACCCTCAAATTGTCATCCAAAATATAAAAGTTCTCGATTCAAGTCTTTTACAAAAGATCGAGAATTTCATAAAAAAACATATTGTTGAATCAAGTTTTCAAGAAATTAAATCTTATTTGCTTAAACTCAAAAATGAAATTTCAATCTTAGAATCAGCTCCAGCATATGATTTCAAAATGGCGGCCCAAAGAGAATTATTAAATAATCTTTTCGAACTCTTATGTTTCTCTGACCAAAATGAGAATCTGTTAGCTTTGCTTTCGGAGCTCAAAATAGACCATAATTTTAACCAAGAAATTAATTATTTTAAGTTTAGAATGCGATTGCTAGATGATACTAACAAAATTTCGGAAATGAATTCTTTTTTAAAAAAATGGGAACATGAGCCCTTGGTTATCCAAAAATGGATGCAAGTCATTGCCGACACTAATTCTGAAACCACTTTCGAACTTGTGCAAAAAATTTACCATAGTGAAGGTTTTAATATTCAAAATCCAAATCAAGTTTATTCTTTAATTCGTACTTTTGGACAAAATATTTATGTTTTTTACTCTAAAGAAAACTACTGGGATTTTTATCTGGAGGTTATAAAACGAATTGATTTATTCAATCCTCAAGTTGCTGCGAGACTCGTTTCGGCATTTCAAATTTCAAACTTATTGCCTCAAGAAGTCAAAACACTCTTATCTGCTAAAATTTCTCTTTTTGTTAAAGATAATAAACTTTCTAAAAATACATATGAGTTATTATCCAAATACGAGGCGCTCGTTGGTTAA
- a CDS encoding transglycosylase SLT domain-containing protein has product MVKLTMIGITFLFLLGCAGPATPFGAVPIKEIYRISKGLPDELSDPDMRSDPLMPARGIAATNNAYIAVSPKNQVFHKKQDLRVHLHDSLKLNMKNKITVKFNGVNMTDEFYKKAQVILNNNNNLVFEFENFKLNPKQENKINFSFKSAENKKLKIDITPPTCFWNELNEIKSTEWFSVHSDMLKWINYLGEKERVNPILLGGLIAQESGFNTKALSYSKALGLTQITPIAEKEIISEYPEFPRFPKINNLSFLKLKSLISFGKINATNEWRLDPKKSIQGGLAYLNYLKTYWNKNEQKEFLDRNLGDDINFEKEVEWIILASYNSGFTRVRNSIFKNKSSWLNDVELSEARRYVNMISSYCFAFSGKLYE; this is encoded by the coding sequence TTGGTTAAACTTACAATGATTGGCATAACATTTCTATTTCTGCTGGGGTGTGCTGGACCAGCGACTCCATTTGGTGCCGTTCCCATAAAGGAAATCTATAGAATTTCAAAGGGGCTTCCAGATGAATTGAGTGACCCAGACATGCGGTCTGACCCTTTAATGCCGGCCCGTGGGATAGCAGCTACAAATAATGCCTACATTGCCGTTAGTCCAAAGAATCAAGTTTTTCATAAAAAACAGGATTTGCGAGTCCATCTGCATGATTCCCTGAAATTAAATATGAAAAATAAGATCACTGTGAAATTTAACGGTGTTAATATGACTGACGAGTTTTATAAAAAAGCCCAAGTGATTTTAAATAACAATAACAATTTAGTTTTTGAATTTGAAAATTTTAAATTAAATCCCAAACAAGAAAATAAAATTAATTTTTCTTTTAAGTCAGCTGAAAATAAGAAATTAAAAATCGATATCACTCCTCCTACTTGCTTTTGGAATGAGCTAAATGAAATTAAATCAACAGAATGGTTTTCGGTTCATTCAGATATGTTAAAATGGATCAATTATTTAGGTGAAAAAGAAAGAGTTAACCCCATTCTTCTTGGGGGGTTGATTGCTCAAGAATCTGGATTTAACACGAAGGCTTTAAGCTATTCTAAAGCTCTTGGATTGACTCAAATCACTCCAATTGCTGAAAAGGAAATTATATCTGAATATCCAGAATTTCCAAGGTTTCCAAAAATAAATAATCTTAGCTTTTTGAAATTGAAATCTTTAATTTCTTTTGGAAAAATTAATGCGACTAACGAGTGGCGATTGGACCCTAAGAAATCAATTCAAGGAGGATTGGCCTATTTAAATTATTTAAAAACTTACTGGAACAAAAATGAACAAAAAGAATTTTTAGATAGAAACTTGGGAGATGATATTAATTTTGAAAAGGAAGTCGAATGGATTATATTAGCGAGTTATAATTCAGGATTTACTCGTGTAAGAAATTCAATTTTCAAAAATAAAAGTAGTTGGCTTAATGACGTTGAATTAAGTGAGGCACGACGGTACGTTAACATGATTTCCAGTTATTGCTTTGCTTTTTCAGGGAAACTTTATGAATAA